The following proteins come from a genomic window of Solea solea chromosome 3, fSolSol10.1, whole genome shotgun sequence:
- the ccl36.1 gene encoding C-C motif chemokine 36.1, producing the protein MRSLHILLLCVLGAALLSSVLCSNGLGPNDCCFTFYPRRVKRSVVSSYYMTDFRCPKTGVILVTEKKRTICVDQNLQWVQGIMKDLDEKSF; encoded by the exons ATGAGGAGCCTCCACATCCTTCTGCTGTGCGTCCtgggagctgctctgctctcctctgtgctctgcAGCA ATGGACTGGGCCCCAACGACTGCTGCTTCACTTTTTACCCGAGAAGGGTGAAGAGGAGCGTGGTTTCTTCATATTACATGACTGATTTCCGGTGTCCAAAGACTGGAGTCAT tcttgtgacagaaaaaaagaggaccATCTGTGTGGATCAAAACCTGCAGTGGGTTCAGGGCATCATGAAGGATTTGGACGAAAAATCCTTTTAA